In Stomoxys calcitrans chromosome 2, idStoCalc2.1, whole genome shotgun sequence, the following proteins share a genomic window:
- the LOC106083750 gene encoding uncharacterized protein LOC106083750 gives MSRVLIKNLPPETTIRNIYDFCCPYGHLLKTDLNIPDRVACVEYENFRDAQDLVGDRQGYVVNGHELQLEIASTNTDYSVDDNGSRHRNSSPGFSDSRWRANNMESMRRPANNNNDYAHGDDSSIDKQLNYTEACSFVYNRFLREGYDPHEARQKVQPFLKKIIAGFNKGFNDAEPFNIGMEQAGTSSSRNFDFNDFNQGSRNNTQDWDGYNSHSGNQHAQSSRDRPIIDEYGEGYWNNNGANKAQYNEREEPDEIPRNPISHSTYMKSLKIKQIIETKIGMGHANPDIMTDLQFHSQIVEDYEHNRRLERKRERMSPPTNIVRKQMRMDDELFSQRKQNLSNKSQNPTIKPHGDRNQSWVRYDSEKPTTSKAPPVMISYPTKSSWGMYKEEQLRNNRSTLPDTSTMFGQFDQMSKTKSRSALNRDKAAQRVLSTWGSKPVEELAPSRLKSLQWAKSHLDSFNPSV, from the exons ATGAGTCGTgtgttaataaaaaatttgccgCCTGAAACAACCATAAGAAATATATATGATTTTTGCTGTCCCTATGGGCATcttttaaagaccgatttaaacattcCAGACCGAGTCGCTTGCGTTGAATACGAAAATTTCAG AGACGCACAAGATCTTGTTGGCGATAGGCAAGGATATGTGGTTAATGGCcatgagcttcaacttgaaatTGCATCCACGAATACGGACTACTCAGTGGATGACAATGGGTCAAGGCACAGAAATTCTTCGCCTGGTTTCTCAGACTCGCGATGGCGGGCAAATAACATGGAGAGCATGAGACGCCCGGCCAACAATAACAACGACTATGCACATGGTGATGACAGTTCAATTGATAAACAGCTTAATTATACAGAAGCATGCAGCTTTGTATACAACCGTTTTCTTCGGGAAGGATACGATCCCCATGAAGCAAGACAAAAAGTTCAACCatttcttaagaaaattattGCAGGATTTAATAAGGGTTTTAACGATGCGGAACCCTTTAATATTGGCATGGAACAAGCTGGAACTTCCAGTTCAAGAAATTTTGACTTCAATGATTTTAACCAAGGAAGCAGAAACAATACACAAGATTGGGATGGCTATAACTCACATTCAGGAAATCAGCATGCGCAATCCTCTCGTGACCGACCCATTATTGATGAATATGGTGAGGGCTATTGGAACAATAATGGTGCTAACAAAGCGCAATATAATGAAAGAGAG GAGCCAGACGAGATACCACGCAATCCCATCAGTCACTCTACCTATATGAAGTCGCTAAAAATTAAACAGATAATAGAAACGAAAATTGGCATGGGGCATGCTAATCCCGATATAATGACGGATCTGCAATTCCATAGCCAAATCGTGGAAGACTATGAACATAATCGCCGATTGGAACGAAAGCGCGAGAGAATGTCTCCACCAACGAATATTGTAAGAAAACAGATGAGAATGGATGACGAATTGTTTTCGCAAAGGAAACAAAACCTATCTAATAAATCACAAAACCCCACGATTAAGCCGCATGGCGATCGTAACCAGAGTTGGGTACGCTATGACTCTGAGAAGCCAACTACCTCAAAGGCTCCACCAGTCATGATAAGTTATCCTACCAAATCCTCTTGGGGTATGTACAAAGAGGAGCAGTTGAGAAATAACCGTTCAACTCTTCCTGACACATCGACGATGTTTGGCCAATTCGACCAGATGAGCAAAACAAAATCAAGATCTGCCTTGAATAGAGACAAAGCCGCCCAAAGGGTCTTATCCACATGGGGTAGCAAACCCGTTGAAGAACTAGCCCCGTCgaggttgaaaagtcttcaatGGGCCAAATCCCATTTGGACAGCTTCAACCCCTCTGTGTAG
- the LOC106083327 gene encoding probable G-protein coupled receptor Mth-like 5 isoform X2, with product MLFKQLTQRQTVGSMDYRSVNRWLILAYSLALMTVKAHANLQQQTGDTGHNDAGINGVGFGTGYGNDGDEGFVMINKCCEKFEIRIDSICSQVNKSEYYQPMFTSYGGQHNMPVKYKFVIGLPACGSMQTWPIYHYQGSPDKLVLLEDGKLRHYTNTNEDDENSDYSESFGDDENKPLFYDYGRDQYCIDRAISTSGNHRQVLFANICLAKKELKWTDTSFLMRKILNPIFHVISLIMLLIIAIVYFILPTLRDLVGNIVTTIAVCLMVGQVADLVRIFTEFTSHVSFIVADIILYFSILAAFFWLNSFGYYIWKTFRSRNVFLRVTDARKYCYYSAYAWGTTAFMAAMAVFAHFFLDAETYKKQNVVADQETMGWLGIAIFFAPIACTILVDIFFYVTTLKLINRRNVYGRIQHKLKANFIMFALMLLVLTAGWLFLCLSWLNFEGLFYAQIVVNALQSPLLLYICVLRQKHVTFLLKKSCCYNEPPSTNDWGDEMHYMNCNDY from the exons ATGTTATTTAAACAGTTAACACAAAGACAGACAGTCGGCAGCATGGACTACAGATCCGTGAATCGTTGGCTAATCTTAGCATATTCCTTGGCCTTGATGACTGTCAAGGCACATGCCAATTTGCAACAACAAACCGGCGACACTGGCCACAATGATGCAGGAATCAATGGCGTAGGATTTGGCACTGGCTATGGAAATGACGGTGACGAAGGCTTTGTAATGATAAACAAATGCtgcgaaaaattcgaaatacgTATCGATTCAATTTGCAGTCAAGTCAATAAGAGTG AATATTACCAACCAATGTTTACCAGCTATGGCGGCCAACATAATATGCCGGTAAAATATAAATTCGTCATTGGTTTACCAGCTTGTGGTTCCATGCAaacttggcccatttaccattaCCAAGGT AGCCCTGATAAGCTGGTTCTCTTGGAAGATGGAAAATTGCGACATTACACCAACACCAATGAAGACGATGAAAATTCCGATTATTCCGAGTCGTTTGGAGATGATGAAAATAAACCGTTATTTTACGATTATGGACGTGATCAATACTGCATTGATAGG GCTATTTCAACATCTGGCAATCACCGACAGGTCTTATTTGCTAACATTTGTTTGGCCAAGAAAGAATTAAAATGGACCGATACAAGTTTTTTGATGCGTAAAATATTGAATCCTATATTTCATGTGATATCCTTGATAATGCTGCTCATAATAGCCATAGTGTATTTCATTTTACCCACCTTAAG ggATCTGGTGGGCAATATAGTAACGACTATTGCCGTTTGTCTAATGGTGGGTCAAGTGGCCGATCTTGTTCGCATATTCACCGAATTCACTTCACACGTTAGTTTCATTGTGGCCGACATAATATTGTACTTTAGCATATTGGCTGCCTTCTTTTGGTTAAATAGTTTCGGTTACTATATTTGGAAGACATTTCGCTCACGCAATGTATTCTTAAGGGTAACTGATGCCCGCAAATATTGCTATTACTCGGCCTATGCATGGGGCACAACGGCATTTATGGCAGCAATGGCTGTCTTTGCACATTTCTTTTTGGATGCTGAgacatataaaaaacaaaatgtggtAGCCGATCAGGAGACAATGGGCTGGTTGGGTATAGCCATATTTTTTGCACCCATAGCCTGTACCATACTGGTGGATATATTCTTCTATGTGACAACATTGAAGCTAATAAATCGACGAAATGTTTATGGACGCATACAACATAAGTTAAAAGCTAA CTTTATAATGTTTGCATTAATGCTTTTAGTTTTGACCGCTGGCTGGTTATTCCTATGTCTCTCTTGGCTAAACTTTGAAGGGCTATTCTATGCCCAAATTGTGGTCAATGCACTGCAGTCACCCTTGCTGCTGTACATCTGTGTTCTAAGGCAAAAGCATGTAACATTTCTTCTAAAGAAATCGTGTTGTTACAATGAACCACCTTCAACCAATGATTGGGGCGATGAGATGCATTATATGAACTGTAATGATTATTAA
- the LOC106083327 gene encoding probable G-protein coupled receptor Mth-like 5 isoform X1 — MIWINKSGCNSTDHYCCDFTPLMPLEYKQKMLFKQLTQRQTVGSMDYRSVNRWLILAYSLALMTVKAHANLQQQTGDTGHNDAGINGVGFGTGYGNDGDEGFVMINKCCEKFEIRIDSICSQVNKSEYYQPMFTSYGGQHNMPVKYKFVIGLPACGSMQTWPIYHYQGSPDKLVLLEDGKLRHYTNTNEDDENSDYSESFGDDENKPLFYDYGRDQYCIDRAISTSGNHRQVLFANICLAKKELKWTDTSFLMRKILNPIFHVISLIMLLIIAIVYFILPTLRDLVGNIVTTIAVCLMVGQVADLVRIFTEFTSHVSFIVADIILYFSILAAFFWLNSFGYYIWKTFRSRNVFLRVTDARKYCYYSAYAWGTTAFMAAMAVFAHFFLDAETYKKQNVVADQETMGWLGIAIFFAPIACTILVDIFFYVTTLKLINRRNVYGRIQHKLKANFIMFALMLLVLTAGWLFLCLSWLNFEGLFYAQIVVNALQSPLLLYICVLRQKHVTFLLKKSCCYNEPPSTNDWGDEMHYMNCNDY, encoded by the exons ATGATATGGATAAACAAAAGTGGCTGCAACAGTACAGACCATTATTGTTGTGATTTTACTCCTCTCATGCCACTTGAATATAAACAAaaa ATGTTATTTAAACAGTTAACACAAAGACAGACAGTCGGCAGCATGGACTACAGATCCGTGAATCGTTGGCTAATCTTAGCATATTCCTTGGCCTTGATGACTGTCAAGGCACATGCCAATTTGCAACAACAAACCGGCGACACTGGCCACAATGATGCAGGAATCAATGGCGTAGGATTTGGCACTGGCTATGGAAATGACGGTGACGAAGGCTTTGTAATGATAAACAAATGCtgcgaaaaattcgaaatacgTATCGATTCAATTTGCAGTCAAGTCAATAAGAGTG AATATTACCAACCAATGTTTACCAGCTATGGCGGCCAACATAATATGCCGGTAAAATATAAATTCGTCATTGGTTTACCAGCTTGTGGTTCCATGCAaacttggcccatttaccattaCCAAGGT AGCCCTGATAAGCTGGTTCTCTTGGAAGATGGAAAATTGCGACATTACACCAACACCAATGAAGACGATGAAAATTCCGATTATTCCGAGTCGTTTGGAGATGATGAAAATAAACCGTTATTTTACGATTATGGACGTGATCAATACTGCATTGATAGG GCTATTTCAACATCTGGCAATCACCGACAGGTCTTATTTGCTAACATTTGTTTGGCCAAGAAAGAATTAAAATGGACCGATACAAGTTTTTTGATGCGTAAAATATTGAATCCTATATTTCATGTGATATCCTTGATAATGCTGCTCATAATAGCCATAGTGTATTTCATTTTACCCACCTTAAG ggATCTGGTGGGCAATATAGTAACGACTATTGCCGTTTGTCTAATGGTGGGTCAAGTGGCCGATCTTGTTCGCATATTCACCGAATTCACTTCACACGTTAGTTTCATTGTGGCCGACATAATATTGTACTTTAGCATATTGGCTGCCTTCTTTTGGTTAAATAGTTTCGGTTACTATATTTGGAAGACATTTCGCTCACGCAATGTATTCTTAAGGGTAACTGATGCCCGCAAATATTGCTATTACTCGGCCTATGCATGGGGCACAACGGCATTTATGGCAGCAATGGCTGTCTTTGCACATTTCTTTTTGGATGCTGAgacatataaaaaacaaaatgtggtAGCCGATCAGGAGACAATGGGCTGGTTGGGTATAGCCATATTTTTTGCACCCATAGCCTGTACCATACTGGTGGATATATTCTTCTATGTGACAACATTGAAGCTAATAAATCGACGAAATGTTTATGGACGCATACAACATAAGTTAAAAGCTAA CTTTATAATGTTTGCATTAATGCTTTTAGTTTTGACCGCTGGCTGGTTATTCCTATGTCTCTCTTGGCTAAACTTTGAAGGGCTATTCTATGCCCAAATTGTGGTCAATGCACTGCAGTCACCCTTGCTGCTGTACATCTGTGTTCTAAGGCAAAAGCATGTAACATTTCTTCTAAAGAAATCGTGTTGTTACAATGAACCACCTTCAACCAATGATTGGGGCGATGAGATGCATTATATGAACTGTAATGATTATTAA